In Phragmites australis chromosome 17, lpPhrAust1.1, whole genome shotgun sequence, the following are encoded in one genomic region:
- the LOC133896866 gene encoding uncharacterized protein At4g15970-like: protein MAWSLSIVWQDPLCITELASKYSPDSDDVIYIYIYICMLREYPTKMLVAVALCMSSAVQSFVVAAVAERDFSRWKLRLDISFLTIAYTAIMYSPCPCRVDLPEHIDELAALGNGTQVDVDSSMKKLGTTKDKLPELLRRAAMEDKTIIMTFTNEAWTAPGSLMDLFLESFRTGVRTEPLLKHLVIVAVDAKAFERCQQVHPLCYALPVEDGASFASEQRYMAKDYLDMMWRRNLFQARVLELGYSFVFTDVDIVWFRNPLLRIPVGADLAMSCDWFHGSNPYDLDKRANGGFVYAKASARTVAFYGAWYEARSAHPGKNEQELFDKLKRKLSARHGVTAQFVDTAYLGTLCERRKRRDFNKLCTFHANCLIGLKAKLETLRGVLDEWKQFKASNNNTLTD from the exons ATGGCATGGTCCCTGTCCATAGTCTGGCAGGACCCTTTATGCATCACAGAACTTGCAAGCAAATATAGTCCTGACTCGGATGACGTTATCTACATATACATCTATATATGCATGCTCAGAGAGTACCCGACCAAGATGCTTGTGGCGGTGGCACTTTGCATGTCCAGCGCGGTGCAGTCGTTCGTCGTCGCGGCAGTGGCTGAGAGGGACTTCTCCAGGTGGAAGCTCCGGCTGGACATCAGCTTTCTCACCATCGCTTACACTGCAATAATG TATTCTCCGTGCCCGTGCCGCGTCGACTTGCCGGAACATATAGATGAACTGGCGGCCTTGGGTAATGGAACTCAAGTTGATGTTGATTCCAGCATGAAGAAGCTTGGCACG ACTAAAGACAAACTTCCGGAGCTGCTGAGGAGAGCAGCCATGGAGGACAAGACCATCATCATGACCTTCACGAACGAGGCGTGGACGGCTCCCGGCTCACTCATGGACCTCTTCCTGGAGAGCTTCCGTACGGGAGTGAGGACGGAGCCCCTTCTCAAGCACCTGGTCATCGTCGCCGTCGACGCCAAGGCGTTCGAGCGGTGCCAGCAGGTGCACCCGCTCTGCTACGCTCTCCCGGTGGAAGATGGCGCCAGCTTCGCGTCGGAGCAGCGGTACATGGCCAAGGACTACCTGGACATGATGTGGCGCAGGAACCTGTTCCAGGCCCGGGTCCTGGAGCTCGGCTACAGCTTCGTCTTCACGGACGTGGACATCGTCTGGTTCCGGAATCCGCTGCTGCGCATCCCAGTGGGCGCGGACCTGGCCATGTCGTGCGACTGGTTCCATGGCAGCAACCCATACGACCTGGACAAGAGGGCCAATGGCGGGTTCGTGTACGCCAAGGCGAGCGCGAGGACGGTCGCGTTCTACGGGGCCTGGTACGAGGCGCGGAGCGCGCACCCGGGAAAGAACGAGCAGGAGCTGTTCGACAAGCTGAAGCGCAAGCTGTCGGCGCGGCACGGCGTGACGGCGCAGTTCGTTGACACCGCCTACCTCGGCACGCTCTGCGAGCGCCGGAAGAGGAGGGACTTCAACAAGCTCTGCACCTTCCACGCCAACTGCCTCATCGGGCTCAAGGCCAAGCTGGAGACGCTCCGCGGCGTCCTCGACGAGTGGAAGCAGTTCAAAGCCAGCAACAACAACACTCTTACGGACTAA